In a genomic window of Streptomyces sp. NBC_00525:
- a CDS encoding carboxymuconolactone decarboxylase family protein, with product MAQRMGNPSLVVPGALQPLLDLSEVIGKVGVPQSTLDFVRLRVASLNGRVYTFPTEPEDKRLLLVDGWRTEASFTDAERAALELAEAVTRQTDTDSAPSDEIWANSAEHYDDVQLGALVMHISLVNFWNRVNVATHQDDAVWR from the coding sequence ATGGCTCAACGGATGGGCAACCCCTCCCTGGTCGTCCCCGGCGCCCTGCAGCCCCTGCTCGACCTGTCCGAGGTCATCGGCAAGGTCGGCGTGCCGCAGTCGACCCTCGACTTCGTCCGGCTGCGCGTCGCCTCCCTCAACGGCCGCGTCTACACCTTCCCGACCGAACCCGAGGACAAGCGGCTGCTCCTGGTGGACGGCTGGCGGACCGAAGCCTCCTTCACCGACGCCGAGCGCGCCGCCCTGGAGCTGGCCGAAGCCGTCACCCGGCAGACCGACACCGACAGCGCGCCGTCCGACGAGATCTGGGCGAACTCCGCCGAGCACTACGACGACGTCCAGCTCGGCGCCCTGGTCATGCACATCAGCCTCGTCAACTTCTGGAACCGGGTGAACGTCGCCACCCACCAGGACGACGCGGTCTGGCGCTGA
- a CDS encoding mycothiol-dependent nitroreductase Rv2466c family protein, with the protein MVHDTPTPVDFWFDPTCPWAWMTSRWVVEVAERRRLEVRWHLMSLTLLNEGRTDLDERWHRDLALRMEPVRVCAAAEHAYGPEALPRLYTELGTRFHPEKAPRERATYEAALAAAGLDPALAGAAGSDAFDDAVRASHQDGIARVGTDVGTPVIAVGDVAFFGPVVTPAPRGEAAVRLWDGVLAVAGTDGFFELKRTRTRNPVFA; encoded by the coding sequence TTGGTACACGACACCCCGACCCCGGTGGATTTCTGGTTCGACCCGACCTGCCCCTGGGCGTGGATGACGTCGCGGTGGGTCGTCGAGGTCGCGGAGCGGCGGCGGCTGGAGGTCCGCTGGCATCTCATGAGCCTGACGCTGCTCAACGAGGGGCGCACGGACCTGGACGAGCGCTGGCACCGTGACCTGGCGCTGCGCATGGAGCCGGTACGCGTCTGCGCCGCCGCCGAGCACGCGTACGGCCCGGAGGCGCTGCCGCGCCTCTACACCGAACTCGGCACCCGGTTCCATCCGGAGAAGGCGCCCAGGGAGCGGGCCACGTACGAGGCCGCCCTGGCCGCCGCGGGCCTGGACCCCGCCCTGGCCGGTGCGGCCGGGTCCGACGCGTTCGACGACGCGGTGCGTGCTTCGCACCAGGACGGCATCGCCCGCGTCGGCACCGATGTGGGCACCCCGGTCATCGCCGTGGGGGACGTGGCGTTCTTCGGCCCCGTGGTGACGCCCGCTCCTCGGGGGGAGGCGGCGGTGCGGCTCTGGGACGGGGTGCTCGCGGTGGCCGGGACCGACGGGTTCTTCGAGCTCAAGCGCACCCGGACGCGGAATCCGGTGTTCGCCTGA
- a CDS encoding multicopper oxidase family protein, producing MNPSTSDISGPSGPNRRTLLRYGSVAGLGALASAAPFLRPEGAAAAAVGGPEPTAPELKLTKFRDSLRIPPVLRPREHGDHDELTVRMRTADVTVHSQMPAVRMWTYEGVFPGPTIRTVSGRPLRIVWENRLTGNMPVEAVDFGSATGRSPDPLTNYPGTSGTQVVPGVADLAPWAAVHLHGMLTGGGNDGWMENLIGPGEVQLSAYPNKQAATTLWYHDHTHHVSRFSVYAGLAGMFLSRNEEEDALGLPDGARDVPLILCDRNFGVDGSGNPTGRLVHKVEMIGPRRLMRAHAAPYTLVNGVVWPYLEVRPRWYRFRIVNAANSRIYRLMLLADGRPVPGALRVIGTDQGLIDKPLAVEGALNLSPGERADVLVDFGAFRGRALKLVNTLEGLTPGASDKLEDLLEPDVMQFRVADRRPSDRFSLPKTLSPTFERLSRHDVPHDAVSRWVVVVGPGSGNVPELWEMEEVEATGLTFPAGGVVQVRDAGGTVRTLRRTAMSYEDGAAFTAARGGVEIWNYLNLAASPHPMHIHLSHFQVLSRESYDITGFDRATRGSAKPVAFEAALPLEAHELGEKDVIRVGTAGRIAPNATLGELVTVAVRFPVVGRGVHHCHMLEHEQHMMRPLVVSPAGHSGAGGHAGAGGHAGAGGHAHMGH from the coding sequence ATGAATCCCTCGACTTCCGACATATCCGGGCCGTCCGGGCCGAACCGCCGCACGCTGTTGCGTTACGGCTCCGTGGCCGGTCTGGGCGCCCTGGCGAGCGCCGCCCCCTTCCTCCGGCCGGAGGGCGCCGCCGCCGCGGCCGTCGGCGGGCCCGAGCCGACGGCGCCCGAGCTGAAGCTGACGAAGTTCAGGGATTCGCTGCGGATTCCGCCGGTGCTGCGCCCCCGCGAGCACGGCGATCACGACGAGCTGACCGTCCGGATGCGCACCGCCGACGTCACCGTGCACTCGCAGATGCCGGCGGTGCGGATGTGGACGTACGAGGGCGTCTTCCCGGGGCCGACGATCAGAACGGTCAGCGGCCGGCCGCTGCGGATCGTCTGGGAGAACCGGCTGACGGGGAACATGCCCGTGGAGGCCGTCGACTTCGGCTCGGCCACCGGCCGCTCCCCCGACCCGCTCACCAACTACCCCGGCACGTCGGGGACCCAGGTGGTTCCGGGCGTCGCGGACCTGGCGCCGTGGGCGGCGGTGCATCTGCACGGCATGCTGACCGGCGGCGGCAACGACGGCTGGATGGAGAACCTCATAGGTCCGGGCGAGGTGCAGTTGTCGGCCTACCCGAACAAGCAGGCCGCGACCACGCTCTGGTACCACGACCACACCCACCATGTGAGCCGTTTCAGCGTCTACGCCGGGCTGGCGGGCATGTTCCTCTCCCGCAACGAGGAGGAGGACGCCCTCGGCCTGCCCGACGGCGCGCGTGACGTGCCGCTGATCCTCTGCGACCGCAACTTCGGCGTGGACGGGTCCGGCAACCCGACCGGCCGGCTGGTCCACAAGGTGGAGATGATCGGCCCGCGGCGGCTCATGCGTGCCCACGCCGCCCCGTACACCCTGGTCAACGGGGTGGTCTGGCCGTATCTGGAGGTCCGGCCGCGCTGGTACCGGTTCCGGATCGTCAACGCCGCGAACTCGCGGATCTACCGGCTGATGCTGCTCGCGGACGGCCGGCCGGTGCCGGGCGCGCTGCGGGTGATCGGGACCGACCAGGGGCTGATCGACAAGCCGCTGGCCGTCGAGGGGGCGCTGAACCTCTCCCCCGGTGAGCGCGCCGACGTGCTGGTCGACTTCGGTGCGTTCCGGGGGCGGGCGCTGAAGCTGGTCAACACGCTGGAGGGCCTCACGCCCGGTGCCTCCGACAAGCTCGAGGACCTGCTGGAACCCGATGTGATGCAGTTCCGGGTCGCGGACCGCAGGCCGTCCGACCGGTTCTCGCTGCCGAAGACCCTCTCGCCGACGTTCGAGCGGCTCTCCCGGCACGACGTGCCCCATGACGCCGTCTCCCGGTGGGTGGTCGTGGTCGGCCCCGGCTCGGGGAACGTGCCCGAGCTGTGGGAGATGGAGGAGGTGGAGGCGACGGGGCTCACGTTCCCGGCGGGCGGGGTCGTCCAGGTCCGGGACGCGGGGGGCACCGTCCGGACGCTGCGCAGGACGGCGATGTCCTACGAGGACGGGGCGGCGTTCACGGCCGCGCGCGGCGGTGTGGAGATCTGGAACTACCTCAACCTGGCGGCTTCCCCGCACCCGATGCACATCCATCTGTCGCACTTCCAGGTGCTGTCTCGGGAGAGCTACGACATCACCGGGTTCGACCGGGCCACCCGCGGCTCGGCGAAGCCCGTCGCGTTCGAGGCCGCGCTGCCGCTGGAGGCGCACGAGCTCGGGGAGAAGGACGTGATCCGGGTGGGCACCGCGGGCCGGATCGCGCCGAACGCCACGCTGGGCGAACTGGTCACCGTGGCGGTGCGGTTCCCCGTCGTCGGCCGGGGGGTCCACCACTGCCACATGCTGGAGCACGAGCAGCACATGATGCGGCCCCTCGTGGTGTCGCCGGCCGGCCACTCTGGGGCGGGCGGCCACGCTGGGGCGGGCGGCCACGCTGGGGCGGGCGGCCACGCGCACATGGGGCACTGA
- a CDS encoding methyltransferase — MSASAEVRDQSDSYALLDLIQGAVITQAISVAAHLGIADVLADAPLSAEDIALRVEADPKAVHRLLRALCGHRVFAVRPDGRYENTALSTKLREDAQDSMRKFAQLMSHPLLHEEWGHLLTTVRTGEANLPKLRGMSTLDYFHANPAFAAAFFQAFGKISESETDPVLAAYDFSPFHTVVDVIGGRGYLLAGVLQQAPDAKGVLYDFEIATADSASLFEEAGVADRCTVEHGSYLGKLPKGADAYLYKRIIHNFSEEDALTALRNAREAISPDGKLLCVEYVLPENNEPHIGHTIDLWLMLMIGSQDRTLAQYTELFARAGFEITRVVPTTSPISVIEAIPV, encoded by the coding sequence ATGTCCGCATCGGCCGAGGTCCGCGACCAGTCGGACTCCTACGCGCTGCTCGATCTGATCCAGGGTGCCGTCATCACCCAGGCGATCTCCGTCGCCGCCCACCTCGGCATCGCCGACGTACTCGCCGACGCACCGCTGTCCGCCGAGGACATCGCCCTTCGGGTCGAGGCCGACCCGAAGGCGGTCCACCGGCTCCTGCGCGCGCTCTGCGGCCACCGGGTCTTCGCCGTCCGCCCGGACGGACGGTACGAGAACACCGCGCTGTCCACCAAGCTCCGCGAGGACGCCCAGGACTCGATGCGCAAGTTCGCCCAGCTGATGAGCCACCCCCTGCTGCACGAGGAGTGGGGCCACCTCCTGACCACCGTACGGACCGGCGAGGCCAACCTGCCCAAGCTGCGGGGCATGAGCACGCTCGACTACTTCCACGCGAACCCCGCCTTCGCCGCCGCGTTCTTCCAGGCCTTCGGCAAGATCTCGGAGTCGGAGACCGACCCGGTCCTGGCCGCCTACGACTTCTCCCCGTTCCACACCGTCGTGGACGTCATCGGCGGCCGCGGCTACCTCCTGGCCGGGGTCCTCCAGCAGGCCCCGGACGCCAAGGGCGTGCTGTACGACTTCGAGATCGCGACCGCGGACTCGGCCTCGCTCTTCGAGGAGGCCGGCGTCGCCGACCGCTGCACCGTCGAGCACGGCAGCTACCTCGGCAAGCTGCCGAAGGGCGCCGACGCCTATCTGTACAAGCGCATCATCCACAACTTCTCCGAGGAGGACGCCCTGACCGCCCTGCGCAACGCGCGCGAGGCGATCAGCCCCGACGGCAAGCTGCTCTGCGTCGAGTACGTACTCCCCGAGAACAACGAGCCCCACATCGGCCACACCATCGACCTCTGGCTGATGCTGATGATCGGCTCCCAGGACCGCACCCTCGCGCAGTACACCGAGCTGTTCGCCAGGGCGGGCTTCGAGATCACCAGGGTGGTACCCACCACGTCGCCGATCTCGGTCATCGAGGCGATCCCGGTCTGA
- a CDS encoding SDR family oxidoreductase, protein MPFEKVALITGANKGIGFAIARQLGEQRITVLVGARDEVLGKQAAATLADEGITAVPVRLDVTDPASVAEAGREIERRFGRLDILVNNAGIAGGFTGTPGEATAADLREVYETNVFGVVTVTHTMLPLLRRSPAGRIVNLSSHVASLTLSSAPAGPLASLNMIAYQSSKTALNAVTLAYAKELRDTPVKVNAALPGVVATDINGNRGYRSPAEGAGIAVRLATLDEDGPTGQCLSDDGPVPW, encoded by the coding sequence GTGCCGTTCGAGAAGGTCGCGCTCATCACGGGCGCCAACAAGGGCATCGGATTCGCCATCGCGCGGCAACTCGGGGAACAGCGGATCACCGTGCTCGTCGGCGCCCGCGACGAGGTACTCGGCAAGCAGGCCGCCGCCACCCTGGCGGACGAGGGCATCACGGCCGTGCCGGTCCGGCTCGACGTGACGGACCCGGCCTCCGTGGCGGAGGCGGGCCGCGAGATCGAGCGGCGGTTCGGGCGCCTGGACATCCTGGTGAACAACGCCGGCATCGCGGGCGGCTTCACCGGTACACCCGGCGAGGCGACCGCCGCCGATCTGCGCGAGGTCTACGAGACCAACGTGTTCGGGGTGGTCACCGTGACCCACACGATGCTGCCGCTGCTGCGCCGTTCCCCGGCCGGACGCATCGTCAACCTGTCCAGCCACGTGGCCTCGCTGACCCTGTCCTCGGCACCGGCCGGCCCGCTGGCGAGCCTCAACATGATCGCCTACCAGTCCTCGAAGACCGCGCTGAACGCGGTGACGCTCGCGTACGCGAAGGAGCTGCGGGACACCCCGGTCAAGGTCAACGCCGCGCTCCCCGGAGTGGTGGCGACCGACATCAACGGCAACCGCGGATACCGGTCGCCCGCCGAGGGCGCGGGGATCGCCGTCCGGCTCGCCACCCTGGACGAGGACGGCCCCACGGGCCAGTGCCTGTCCGACGACGGCCCCGTCCCCTGGTAG
- the hemG gene encoding protoporphyrinogen oxidase: MTGSEQARASGKPHVVIVGGGISGLAAAFHLRNEPVRVTLLEASSRLGGKLLVSDVAGVAVDEGAESLYANRKKTTGLIKEAGLGEQIMSAGPVTASAIWTGGTIRHQPDRQFMGVPCDMDDLARSGVLSAAGVERAQQDLVLPSFDLEGDISVASYVGGRFGQEVVDRLVEPFLAGVFAGHASDLSFEATLTPLARASRDHISLADAAGSLVPPLKEGEKPPPVSVATLKGGFGTLPAAIIQQVLDAAPDTELRTGAPVRDLTRKGERWQLTVGPAGDQEVIDADAVVIATPAGPTGSLLSGIPGTSAAVSALAEVPYSSVAMVTLAYPRTAFPGGLSGRGYAGYRVPAEEGKAVKEVTFTTVKWPHLASDVEIVRCSLGRFGEEHLLQLDDAELVALATAELAEATGVSGVPVASRVSRWENALPQYNVGHVERVRQIREAVAAQPGLAVCGAVYDGVGVGVCMMTSRRAVDQILPFAKKAATASAVAAGV; encoded by the coding sequence ATGACTGGGAGCGAACAGGCTCGGGCGAGCGGCAAGCCTCACGTGGTCATCGTCGGTGGCGGGATCTCCGGGCTGGCGGCCGCGTTTCACCTGCGGAACGAGCCGGTGCGCGTGACGCTCTTGGAGGCCTCGTCCCGGCTGGGCGGAAAGCTGCTGGTGTCCGACGTGGCGGGAGTCGCGGTCGACGAGGGCGCCGAGTCGCTGTACGCCAACCGCAAGAAGACCACCGGCCTGATCAAGGAGGCCGGGCTCGGCGAGCAGATCATGTCGGCCGGCCCCGTCACCGCGTCGGCGATCTGGACCGGCGGCACGATCAGGCACCAGCCCGACCGTCAGTTCATGGGCGTGCCCTGCGACATGGACGACCTGGCGCGGTCCGGGGTGCTGTCCGCCGCGGGCGTGGAGCGCGCCCAGCAGGACCTCGTGCTGCCCTCGTTCGACCTGGAGGGCGACATCTCGGTCGCGTCCTACGTCGGCGGGCGGTTCGGCCAGGAGGTCGTGGACCGTCTCGTCGAGCCGTTCCTCGCCGGTGTGTTCGCGGGGCACGCCTCGGACCTCTCGTTCGAGGCGACCCTGACCCCGCTGGCGCGGGCCTCCCGCGACCACATCTCGCTCGCGGACGCGGCCGGCTCGCTGGTGCCGCCCCTGAAGGAGGGCGAGAAGCCCCCGCCGGTGAGCGTCGCCACGCTGAAGGGCGGCTTCGGCACGCTGCCGGCGGCGATCATCCAGCAGGTGCTGGACGCCGCGCCGGACACGGAGCTGCGCACCGGGGCCCCCGTGCGGGACCTGACGCGCAAGGGCGAGCGCTGGCAGCTGACCGTGGGACCGGCCGGCGACCAGGAGGTCATCGACGCCGACGCGGTCGTCATCGCCACCCCGGCCGGCCCGACGGGCAGCCTGCTCTCCGGGATTCCGGGCACGTCGGCCGCCGTCTCGGCGCTCGCCGAGGTGCCGTACTCCAGCGTGGCCATGGTGACGCTCGCCTACCCGCGCACGGCGTTCCCCGGCGGGCTCTCGGGCCGCGGCTACGCCGGCTACCGGGTGCCGGCGGAGGAGGGCAAGGCCGTCAAGGAGGTCACGTTCACCACGGTGAAGTGGCCGCACCTGGCGAGCGACGTGGAGATCGTGCGCTGTTCGCTGGGACGGTTCGGCGAGGAGCACCTGCTCCAGCTCGACGACGCCGAACTGGTCGCGCTGGCGACGGCCGAGCTGGCCGAGGCCACCGGAGTGTCCGGGGTCCCGGTGGCGTCCCGCGTGAGCCGCTGGGAGAACGCCCTGCCGCAGTACAACGTCGGCCATGTGGAGCGGGTGCGGCAGATCCGGGAGGCCGTCGCGGCCCAGCCCGGCCTCGCGGTGTGCGGTGCGGTGTACGACGGTGTGGGCGTCGGCGTCTGCATGATGACGTCGCGCCGGGCCGTCGACCAGATCCTCCCCTTCGCCAAGAAGGCGGCGACCGCCTCCGCGGTCGCGGCCGGGGTGTGA
- a CDS encoding FAD-dependent monooxygenase, protein MTSIEVPVLIVGGGGCGLSASVFLADQGVDHLLVERHTDTSRVPKAHYLNQRTMEIFRQHGLRDDVLAEAAPLDKFGKVRWATTFAGDGPLDARRIHEMDAFGGGELTERYGAAGPELPAKLPQMWLEPILRRHAEERSPGRVLFGHEVIDFSDEGDHVLAVIRNVETAEITTVKAKYLLGADGGRYVGSKVGIEMQGPPSNVNTTTVYFSADLSPWWEEGTLITHYLSPEDPDLSVNLIEMGPSWGKDCEQWGLHMAPGPAGRWTNETVVDRIREVLKVPDLEVTVHKVTDWIVNAILADKYKVGRVLIAGDAAHKQPPAVGLGLNTGIQDAHNIAWKLAAVLNGSAPESLIDTYEAERRPVGRENVDWAVSAAQHHQAVIDAIGGGHNIPAGRRGQRLAAYFDPSPLGDTVRARALEIFHTHRGGCQSFDMEIGFAYEAGAVVPDGTERPARVPMRDEHIPTSRPGHRLPHAWITRDGERLSTLDLTGRTGFTLITGPEGTAWSEAAARVAEKFSLQLDVVAIGEGAEYADTDGGWEAVRQISGAGALLIRPDQHVAWRSTGAGQDAEQALTEVFATILDR, encoded by the coding sequence ATGACGTCTATCGAGGTTCCGGTCCTGATCGTGGGCGGCGGCGGCTGCGGGCTGTCCGCCTCCGTCTTTCTCGCCGACCAGGGCGTCGACCACCTGCTGGTGGAGCGGCACACGGACACGTCGAGGGTGCCGAAGGCGCACTACCTCAACCAGCGCACGATGGAGATCTTCCGGCAGCACGGACTCCGCGACGACGTCCTCGCCGAGGCCGCGCCGCTGGACAAGTTCGGCAAGGTGCGCTGGGCGACCACGTTCGCCGGTGACGGGCCGCTGGACGCCCGCCGGATCCATGAGATGGACGCCTTCGGCGGTGGCGAACTGACGGAGCGCTACGGGGCGGCCGGGCCCGAACTGCCCGCCAAGCTGCCGCAGATGTGGCTGGAGCCGATCCTGCGCCGGCACGCCGAGGAGCGCAGTCCGGGCCGCGTCCTCTTCGGCCACGAGGTCATCGACTTCTCCGACGAGGGCGACCACGTCCTCGCCGTGATCCGCAACGTCGAGACCGCCGAGATCACCACGGTCAAGGCGAAGTACCTCCTCGGCGCCGACGGCGGCCGCTACGTCGGCTCCAAGGTCGGCATCGAGATGCAGGGCCCGCCCAGCAACGTCAACACCACCACCGTGTACTTCTCCGCCGACCTCTCGCCGTGGTGGGAGGAGGGCACGCTGATCACGCACTACCTCAGCCCGGAGGACCCGGACCTCTCCGTCAACCTCATCGAGATGGGGCCCAGCTGGGGCAAGGACTGCGAGCAGTGGGGCCTGCACATGGCCCCCGGCCCGGCCGGCCGCTGGACCAACGAGACGGTCGTCGACCGCATCCGCGAAGTGCTGAAGGTGCCGGACCTGGAAGTGACCGTGCACAAGGTCACGGACTGGATCGTCAACGCGATCCTCGCCGACAAGTACAAGGTCGGCCGGGTGCTCATCGCCGGCGACGCCGCGCACAAGCAGCCGCCCGCCGTGGGCCTCGGCCTCAACACCGGCATCCAGGACGCGCACAACATCGCCTGGAAGCTGGCCGCGGTGCTCAACGGCAGCGCGCCCGAGAGCCTGATCGACACCTACGAGGCCGAGCGCCGGCCCGTGGGCCGCGAGAACGTCGACTGGGCGGTCTCCGCCGCCCAGCACCACCAGGCGGTCATCGACGCCATCGGCGGCGGCCACAACATCCCGGCGGGGCGGCGCGGCCAGCGCCTGGCGGCGTACTTCGACCCGTCCCCGCTCGGTGACACCGTGCGCGCGCGGGCCCTGGAGATCTTCCACACCCACCGCGGCGGCTGCCAGTCCTTCGACATGGAGATCGGCTTCGCCTACGAGGCGGGCGCGGTCGTCCCCGACGGCACCGAGCGCCCGGCCCGCGTCCCCATGCGCGACGAGCACATACCGACCTCGCGCCCCGGCCACCGGCTGCCGCACGCCTGGATCACCCGCGACGGCGAGCGCCTGTCCACCCTCGACCTGACGGGCCGGACCGGCTTCACGCTGATCACCGGCCCGGAGGGGACGGCGTGGAGCGAGGCGGCCGCGCGCGTGGCGGAGAAGTTCTCGCTCCAGCTCGACGTGGTCGCGATCGGCGAGGGCGCCGAGTACGCCGACACGGACGGCGGGTGGGAGGCCGTACGGCAGATCAGCGGCGCGGGCGCCCTGCTGATCCGCCCCGACCAGCACGTGGCCTGGCGCAGCACCGGCGCCGGACAGGACGCCGAGCAGGCGCTGACGGAGGTCTTCGCCACCATCCTGGACCGCTGA
- a CDS encoding sulfotransferase family protein produces MRLINAGLGRTGTTSLQVALERLGLGPCFHMFEIVDDEQRLLQWERVVCDGERPDWAALYDGFASAVDGPSTVYYRQISEALPGTKVILTVRDAEGWYKSTYDTLYQFALRTMEHPPEPGSRQARLFRVVNALVWDGLFDGRFADKDHAIEVYHRHTEDVVRTLGADNVLVYDVRQGWGPLCAFLGTEVPDEEFPRANSSEEMRRRIARAAAAGPAAA; encoded by the coding sequence GTGCGGCTCATCAACGCCGGCCTGGGCCGGACCGGCACGACCTCGCTCCAGGTGGCCCTGGAACGACTCGGCCTCGGCCCCTGCTTCCACATGTTCGAGATCGTCGACGACGAGCAGCGCCTCCTCCAGTGGGAGCGGGTCGTCTGCGACGGCGAACGCCCCGACTGGGCGGCGCTCTACGACGGCTTCGCCTCCGCGGTGGACGGCCCCTCCACCGTCTACTACCGGCAGATCAGCGAGGCACTCCCCGGCACCAAGGTGATCCTCACCGTGCGCGACGCCGAGGGCTGGTACAAGAGCACCTACGACACGCTGTACCAGTTCGCGCTGCGGACCATGGAGCACCCGCCCGAGCCCGGCTCCCGGCAGGCCCGGCTGTTCCGCGTCGTCAACGCCCTGGTCTGGGACGGCCTGTTCGACGGCCGGTTCGCGGACAAGGACCACGCCATCGAGGTCTACCACCGGCACACCGAGGACGTCGTACGCACCCTCGGCGCGGACAACGTCCTGGTGTACGACGTACGGCAGGGCTGGGGCCCGCTCTGCGCGTTCCTCGGGACCGAGGTCCCCGACGAGGAGTTCCCGCGCGCCAACAGCTCCGAGGAGATGCGCCGGCGGATCGCCCGGGCCGCCGCCGCCGGCCCGGCCGCCGCCTGA
- a CDS encoding NmrA/HSCARG family protein, producing the protein MAVAQTILVTGGTGRQGGSVARDLLRRGFSVRALVRDPQKEQARALEEAGAVLVRGDMDDEASLAAATEGAYGVFSVQTFRGPGGVEAEIRQGRAVADAAVKAGVRHFVYSSVGGADRDTRVPHFESKLVGERYLATLDLPATVLRPAMFHDILLDIAPRVRNDELVLAMWLDPATSVQVIAPSDIGAFAADAFENPAEWIGRTVDIAGDELTGPQMAAAFEAVSGIPTRFQQLPIEPLRAGRPDLANMFDWFERDGFQADLTELRKKRPNLVSVEEWLKDNWTAPAIG; encoded by the coding sequence GTGGCGGTTGCACAGACGATCCTGGTGACAGGCGGCACCGGCCGGCAGGGCGGGTCGGTCGCCCGCGACCTGCTGCGGCGCGGCTTCTCCGTACGTGCCCTGGTCCGCGACCCGCAGAAGGAGCAGGCGCGGGCACTGGAGGAGGCCGGAGCGGTCCTCGTCCGCGGCGACATGGACGACGAGGCGTCGCTCGCGGCGGCCACCGAGGGCGCGTACGGCGTCTTCAGCGTGCAGACCTTCCGCGGCCCCGGCGGCGTCGAGGCCGAGATCCGCCAGGGCAGGGCGGTGGCCGACGCGGCGGTGAAGGCCGGCGTGCGGCACTTCGTCTACAGCTCCGTCGGCGGCGCGGACCGGGACACCCGCGTGCCGCACTTCGAGAGCAAGCTGGTCGGCGAGCGGTACCTGGCCACGCTCGACCTGCCGGCCACCGTGCTGCGGCCGGCGATGTTCCACGACATCCTCCTCGACATCGCCCCGCGCGTCAGGAACGACGAGCTCGTCCTGGCCATGTGGCTCGACCCCGCGACCTCGGTGCAGGTCATCGCGCCCAGCGACATCGGCGCCTTCGCGGCGGACGCCTTCGAGAACCCGGCGGAATGGATCGGCCGGACCGTCGACATCGCGGGCGACGAGCTGACCGGGCCCCAGATGGCCGCCGCCTTCGAGGCCGTCTCCGGTATCCCGACCCGCTTCCAGCAGCTGCCCATCGAGCCGCTGCGCGCCGGCCGCCCCGACCTCGCCAACATGTTCGACTGGTTCGAGCGTGACGGCTTCCAGGCCGACCTGACCGAACTGCGGAAGAAGCGGCCGAACCTGGTCTCGGTCGAGGAGTGGCTGAAGGACAACTGGACCGCGCCGGCGATCGGCTGA